One Trichoderma atroviride chromosome 7, complete sequence DNA segment encodes these proteins:
- a CDS encoding uncharacterized protein (CAZy:CBM67~CAZy:GH78) yields MSPVRIASVSFEHHPSGFGVGHATPRISWRFSGDADSKRWEQESYEIQIGRQGRDKAETISSYQIQSSDSVLVPWPSHALRSRESAWIKIKAHGKKLDADGKEAAESTEWSDVAVVEAALLDKQDWVAKLTASTLLSNSNEPIRPVLFRKSFSLPENSAKVSKARLYITAHGVYTAYVNGHRIGTEEMAPGWTSYGHRHAYQIFDVAAVLTPKSSNVLGVEVAEGWFAGRLGMDNKRCFYGSRLAFIAQLEVVYETGETYTLASDKNWKSHHSAVTRSEIYDGEDYDSRQEQKDWTLDPALGDGSWASTEELAFPSASLVVSDSPPVRVMEEIVPVNIFKSKSGQTLVDFGQNLVGKLQVRLPTSAPDGHKISFSHAEVLEHGELGTRPLRGARPVDNVALSQHQPSTWSPKFTFHGFRYVQVDGWPDNEGLPSHDEITALVMHSDMNRTGWFSCSEPLINKLHQNALWSMKGNFLSVPTDCPQRDERLGWTGDIQVFSPSANFLFNTSGFIGSWLSDVAAEHLEERRHGVPGLVVPDVFDIPAWPPGPQSVWHDVTVLTPWDSYNSSRDVEVLRRQYDSMKAWVDKGIPRGPNGLWDQNVWQFGDWLDPSAPPEEPGKGLTDSLFVADAYLVRVLETISKVSALLGEEKDASHYTKEATRVRKAFQDEYTTPSGLLVSDTQTAYSLAISFGLFDRKDQITKAASRLSHLVHAARYRIATGFVGTPLITHALSDTGNSQLAYRMLLEQSCPSWLYPITMGATTIWERWDSMMPDGTINPGSMTSFNHYALGSVVNWLHKTVGGISPLEPGWRKIKIRPVPGGTITNAKVEYESVYGRIVSSWKIDENGTFNLAVTIPPNSKAVVILPSDWKVTGQGDEKGTEIGSGSYEFSCSYKAGEWPPKAELGRSTFRLEL; encoded by the coding sequence ATGTCTCCAGTTCGCATTGCCTCCGTCTCTTTTGAGCACCACCCCTCTGGCTTTGGTGTTGGCCATGCCACGCCTCGCATTTCCTGGCGCTTCTCTGGCGACGCTGATTCAAAACGCTGGGAGCAAGAGTCGTATGAGATCCAGATTGGTCGCCAAGGTCGCGACAAGGCAGAGACGATCAGCAGCTACCAAATACAAAGCTCCGATTCTGTTCTGGTGCCCTGGCCAAGTCATGCACTCCGATCGCGCGAATCTGCCTGGATCAAGATTAAAGCCCATGGAAAGAAGCTCGACGCAGacggaaaagaagcagcagaaagcaCAGAGTGGTCTGatgtcgccgtcgtcgaggccgcgCTGCTGGACAAGCAAGACTGGGTCGCAAAGCTGACGGCTTCGACGCTCTTGTCCAACAGCAACGAGCCAATACGGCCAGTGCTGTTCCGAAAGTCATTCTCTCTGCCTGAGAACTCGGCAAAGGTCTCGAAAGCTCGCCTGTACATCACAGCCCATGGCGTCTACACAGCATACGTCAATGGCCACCGCATCGGCACCGAGGAAATGGCGCCTGGATGGACAAGCTATGGCCACAGGCACGCCTATCAGATATTCGACGTTGCAGCAGTCCTGACTCCAAAGAGCTCCAACGTGCTCGGCGTCGAAGTTGCCGAGGGCTGGTTCGCTGGTCGGCTGGGAATGGACAACAAGCGCTGCTTCTATGGGAGCAGGCTGGCATTCATCGCGCAGCTCGAAGTCGTCTACGAGACTGGCGAGACGTATACGCTGGCATCGGACAAGAACTGGAAATCCCACCACAGTGCAGTCACCCGTAGCGAAATCTACGATGGAGAAGACTACGATTCCCGTCAGGAGCAAAAAGATTGGACTTTGGACCCAGCTCTTGGCGATGGTTCGTGGGCGTCGACCGAAGAACTAGCATTCCCGTCTGCAAGTCTTGTGGTTTCTGACTCGCCACCTGTACGCGTCATGGAGGAAATAGTTCCtgtcaacatcttcaagtcAAAATCTGGCCAGACCCTTGTCGACTTTGGCCAAAATCTCGTTGGAAAGCTCCAAGTGCGTCTTCCTACCTCAGCCCCTGACGGGCACAAGATATCATTTAGCCATGCCGAGGTCCTCGAGCATGGCGAGCTTGGCACTCGACCATTGAGAGGCGCCCGCCCGGTTGATAACGTGGCTTTATCTCAGCATCAGCCATCAACATGGTCGCCAAAGTTCACTTTCCACGGCTTTCGCTACGTTCAAGTCGATGGCTGGCCAGACAATGAGGGACTGCCTAGTCACGATGAGATCACAGCTCTCGTGATGCATAGTGACATGAATCGTACTGGGTGGTTCTCGTGCTCCGAAcctctcatcaacaagctgcatCAAAATGCGCTATGGAGCATGAAGGGCAATTTTCTCTCTGTGCCCACCGACTGCCCCCAGCGTGACGAGCGACTTGGTTGGACTGGAGATATTCAGGTATTCAGCCCGTCGGCAAATTTCCTCTTCAACACGAGCGGCTTTATCGGTAGCTGGCTCAGTGATGTTGCGGCCGAGCATTTGGAAGAGAGGAGACATGGAGTTCCCGGATTGGTAGTCCCAGATGTGTTTGACATTCCCGCCTGGCCACCGGGCCCCCAGTCTGTCTGGCACGACGTTACTGTCTTGACGCCATGGGATTCATACAATAGTTCTCGCGACGTAGAGGTGCTGCGAAGACAATATGATAGCATGAAGGCCTGGGTTGACAAGGGCATCCCTCGAGGGCCAAACGGTCTTTGGGATCAGAATGTCTGGCAATTTGGCGACTGGCTGGACCCATCTGCTCCGCCGGAAGAACCAGGAAAGGGTCTTACTGACAGTCTTTTCGTCGCAGATGCCTACTTGGTTCGAGTGCTCGAAACCATATCCAAGGTCAGCGCGCTGcttggagaggagaaagacGCATCTCACTACACTAAAGAGGCCACAAGGGTGAGAAAGGCGTTTCAAGACGAATACACCACGCCATCGGGGCTTCTTGTTAGCGATACACAGACTGCTTATTCGCTTGCCATTTCATTTGGTCTATTCGACCGAAAAGACCAGATCACGAAAGCTGCAAGCCGCCTCAGTCACTTGGTTCACGCGGCCAGATACCGGATAGCGACCGGCTTTGTGGGAACACCTCTGATCACGCATGCGCTCTCCGATACTGGCAACTCCCAACTAGCCTACCGCATGCTGCTGGAACAATCCTGTCCGTCTTGGCTCTATCCAATTACAATGGGCGCGACTACTATATGGGAAAGATGGGATAGCATGATGCCAGACGGAACCATCAACCCGGGCTCCATGACGAGCTTCAATCACTACGCACTGGGCTCCGTTGTGAATTGGCTGCATAAGACTGTGGGCGGGATAAGCCCACTTGAGCCCGGGTGGCGAAAGATTAAGATACGGCCTGTCCCAGGTGGCACGATAACAAATGCCAAGGTAGAATACGAAAGCGTATACGGGCGAATCGTCTCCTCATGGAagattgatgagaatggGACATTTAACCTTGCAGTCACTATTCCACCCAACTCAAAGGCCGTTGTGATCTTGCCATCTGATTGGAAGGTGACAGGGCAAGGCGACGAAAAGGGAACTGAGATTGGATCTGGAAGTTATGAGTTTTCCTGCAGTTACAAGGCTGGCGAGTGGCCTCCCAAAGCAGAGCTTGGGCGCTCTACGTTTCGGCTTGAATTATGA
- a CDS encoding uncharacterized protein (EggNog:ENOG41~TransMembrane:11 (o102-121i128-147o153-175i187-205o217-238i306-328o340-358i370-390o402-425i437-458o470-487i)), translated as MNQSEKPEVALDDNVTADDVTKDEAYGLVKSRFDELSIPRTLWVFRRVVLVSLAVYTGYVCEGFELGAGGSIVANAGFIKQFGSVKGEGGVRALDPTWLSTWSALLNVGQIITLTHIAWVADKFGRKVSFYIAWIWLVIGCVLLNTAKSPGVWAIAKLCNGAGIGVLQITCQIYVMEICPNKIRGGLVTFQAVWSNIGGIIVSVMMQQLNKKHPDNYLLAMRIIWAPVALMIVCWVFIPESPWFHARHDNKERAIKSLKQLYGGVEGFDFEEEYGIIVRTIAHEREVLQEAPSYRHVFKGLNLKRAFIVVILSVSQQFAGLAIINTYSTYFFSLAGLNDPFLGTVILSCCNLLAVLLWSLSTDKLGRRTIVNSCETLVCVVLFVVGGLFWTGATTGNAAAGTALLVICCLWTFCYQVIVMSYYVFSAELPSALLRVKTGPITFFFNSITGIATCYATPPMLLHLSLKAGFVYAAFSVPICIIMWLYVPETSGRSAAEIDELYERRIPAWRWSKTVTEAEQRMQTVVLVKGGVKESRNQSRTQ; from the exons ATGAATCAGTCCGAGAAGCCCGAGGTAGCCCTCGACGACAATGTTACAGCCGACGACGTGACAAAGGATGAAGCATACGGCCTCGTCAAGTCGAGATTCGATGAATTATCCATCCCTCGCACGCTCTGGGTCTTTAGGCGAGTCGTTCTCGTCTCGCTCGCGGTGTACACTGGCTACGTCTGCGAGGGCTTCGAA CTCGGTGCGGGAGGCAGTATCGTTGCCAATGCTGGCTTCATCAAGCAGTTTGGCTCGGTCaagggcgagggcggcgtGAGGGCACTTGATCCGACTTGGT TATCCACCTGGAGTGCTCTTCTG AACGTTGGCCAAATCATCACACTTACGCACATTGCTTG GGTCGCAGACAAGTTCGGCCGCAAAGTGTCCTTTTACATTGCGTGGATATGGCTCGTCATT GGCTGTGTTCTCCTCAATACGGCGAAATCGCCAGGTGTATGG gccatcgccaagctgTGCAACGGCGCAGGTATAGGTGTCCTTCA AATCACCTGCCAAATATACGTCATGGAAATCTGCCCAAACAAGATCCGCGGCGGCTTGGTCACCTTCCAAGCAGTCTG GAGCAAcattggcggcatcatcgtcTCTGTCatgatgcagcagctcaacaaGAAACACCCCGACAACTACCTCCTCGCCATGCGCATCATCTGGGCCCCCGTCGCGCTCATGATTGTCTGCTGGGTCTTCATCCCCGAGTCGCCCTGGTTCCACGCCCGCCACGACAACAAGGAAAGGGCAATCAAGTCGTTGAAGCAGCTCTATGGAGGTGTTGAAGGGTTTGACTTTGAGGAGGAGTATGGCATCATCGTGAGGACGATTGCGCATGAGAGGGAGGTGTTGCAGGAGGCGCCGAGCTATCGCCATGTTTTCAAGGGTCTTAATTTG AAACGCGCCTTTATTGTCGTGATTCTCAGTGTATCTCAGCAATTCGCcggcctcgccatcatcaacacaTACTCAACCT actttttctctcttgccGGCCTAAACGACCCGTTCCTCGGCACTGTAATTCTCAG CTGCTGCAACCTCCTTGCCGTCTTGCTATGGTCCCTATCCACCGACAAACTCGGCCGTCGCACTATAGTCAACTCGTGCGAGACCCTCGTCTGCGTggtcctcttcgtcgtcggcggcTTGTTCTGGACGGGCGCGACAACCGGAAACGCCGCCGCGGGCACCGCTCTT CTGGTAATCTGTTGCTTGTGGACATTTTGCTACCAAGTCATTGTCATGTCGTACTACGTCTTCTCGGCCGAACTTccctctgctcttcttcgag TCAAGACCGGGCCcatcaccttcttcttcaactccatcacaGGCATTGCCACCTG CTACGCTACACCGCCCATGCTCCTGCACCTAAGTCTCAAAGCCGGCTTCGTCTACGCCGCCTTCTCCGTGcccatctgcatcatcatgTGGCTCTACGTCCCAGAGACCTCAGG CCGATCCGCAGCTGAGATTGACGAGCTGTACGAGCGCAGGATCCCCGCATGGAGATGGTCCAAGACTGTGACTGAGGCCGAGCAGCGGATGCAGACCGTGGTGCTGGTAAAAGGGGGCGTCAAGGAGAGCCGGAACCAGAGTCGTACACAGTGA
- a CDS encoding uncharacterized protein (EggNog:ENOG41), whose protein sequence is MDGSAKRAVVRSAPYSFRAPSPPIIHIPLQQHSGVEKHSIAPSYRLVKFAQLSDDEVAIITGNRTQTAQYREAWLYEWRRDAHSILDFIYLGPTSVVRDEKYMQREVFSMMIIVRDARAPRDYPSARAASARLGISQVYIDVNPDNQLPSFYKMINQVNNHLLAVNGPQASASDDASQPARTPMGKILVTCDSGNDLSPTLVAAYLMVMYGLSFQSGFGYVTSQRFCCVFDAKSKEALRTWQDLLEASAAVARHSQHHAAALGPAIHNKANENTKRRLDTMLSEEKTFVDCWPVGDCERFEGRPTFVPFMELDG, encoded by the coding sequence ATGGACGGCTCAGCAAAAAGGGCCGTCGTGCGTTCAGCGCCCTACAGCTTCCGCGCCCCAAGCCCGCCGATAATCCACAtccctctccagcagcactcCGGCGTCGAAAAGCACAGCATAGCGCCTTCGTATCGCCTTGTCAAGTTCGCACAGCTCTCGGACGATGAAGTCGCCATCATTACCGGCAACAGGACCCAGACCGCCCAGTATCGAGAAGCCTGGCTATACGAGTGGCGCAGAGACGCACATTCCATCCTCGATTTCATCTACCTGGGCCCTACCAGCGTCGTTCGGGATGAAAAGTATATGCAGCGAGAGGTTTTCAGCATGATGATCATTGTCCGCGATGCTCGGGCCCCCAGAGACTACCCCAGCGCGCGAGCGGCGTCCGCAAGGCTTGGTATTTCTCAAGTCTACATCGATGTCAACCCAGATAATCAGCTTCCATCTTTCTATAAAATGATCAACCAAGTCAATAACCATCTTTTGGCTGTAAATGGCCCTCAAGCGAGCGCATCGGACGACGCCTCGCAACCTGCTCGGACACCGATGGGCAAGATTCTAGTTACTTGCGACTCTGGCAACGATCTCTCGCCTACTTTGGTGGCCGCCTATCTCATGGTCATGTATGGGCTGTCTTTTCAATCTGGCTTTGGATACGTCACTTCGCAGAGGTTCTGCTGTGTATTCGATGCAAAGTCGAAAGAAGCTCTGCGGACGTGGCAAGACCTGCTTGAAGCCAGCGCTGCCGTGGCCCGCCATTCGCAACATCATGCAGCTGCATTGGGACCAGCAATTCACAACAAAGCCAACGAAAATACCAAACGCCGCCTTGACACCATGTTGAGCGAAGAGAAAACATTTGTAGACTGTTGGCCAGTTGGCGACTGCGAGCGATTTGAGGGCCGACCAACCTTTGTACCGTTTATGGAACTTGACGGTTGA
- a CDS encoding uncharacterized protein (TransMembrane:1 (i212-231o)) produces MASSSAATPLLYSCIAHETTILSECTTSASSQTSSLASLILPKIEHSTPQKLTYTHGSHQIHYVAEAPSDYPDHPAAGGLTFLVIADGSLGRRVPFGYLLEIRKRFFEKFPESSDFADMPNYGAGSFNAEMKSLMVEFGTTSGGMNDAIGNAKREIDDVRGIMTKNIESLLERGERIDLLVDKTDRLGNSARDFRVRSRGLKRQMWWKNVKLMALLILVVVLILMIIIISVKG; encoded by the exons atggcgtcCTCTTCAGCTGCAACTCCGCTCCTTTA CTCCTGCATCGCCCACGAAACAACAATCCTATCCGAGTGCAccacctctgcctcttcaCAGACCTCatctctcgcctctctcaTCCTGCCAAAGATCGAGCACTCGACCCCCCAGAAGTTGACGTACACCCACGGCTCGCACCAGATTCACTATGTCGCCGAGGCGCCATCCGACTATCCTGACCACCCGGCCGCCGGCGGCCTGACTTTTCTCGTCATCGCAGACGGATCGCTAGGCCGTCGCGTCCCATTCGGCTACCTGTTGGAGATTCGCAAGCGCTTTTTCGAAAAGTTCCCCGAGAGCAGCGACTTTGCCGACATGCCCAACTACGGCGCCGGCTCGTTCAACGCCGAGATGAAGAGCCTGATGGTGGAGTTTGGCACGACGAGCGGCGGCATGAACGACGCGATTGGCAATGCGAAGCGGGAGATTGATGATGTTAGAGGCATCATGACGAAGAATATCGAAAGCTTGCTCGAGCGAGGCGAGAGGATCGACTTGCTCGTTGACAAGACGGACAGGCTGGGGAACAGTGCTCGAGATTTCCGGGTCCGGAGCCGCGGCTTGAAGCGGCAGATGTGGTGGAAGAATGTGAAGCTCATGGCGCTCCTCATTTTGGTTGTGGTTCTTATCCTGATGATAATAATCATCTCGGTCAAGGGCTGA
- a CDS encoding uncharacterized protein (EggNog:ENOG41~BUSCO:EOG092D2A7Q~TransMembrane:2 (o22-41i277-300o)), which yields MPVPTIFYLLEHGFPQVVHDNAWPILYAVAATTVLVLLKLFTSGRTNPSERNLHGRVVMMTGGTSGIGAEVARELAARGAQLVLLTQVPGSDPFLIDFIQDIRDKTGNNLIYAEQVDLSSLYSIRKFATKWVDNAPPRRLDMVVLCASTLTPPGGKRKVTEEGIEETWMVNFLANFHLLGILSPALKAQPFDRDVRVIIATCSSYIGSPSLKDGLGNVEKDWTPGSAYARSKLALNVLGQYFQKHLDSYKRPDELPMNTRVVLVDPGLSRTPGTRRWLTRGSLVGLALYVFFYAIPWFLLKSPSKGAQSILYAAMDGTLGRIGGGRLIKECMEVDFARSEVKDDQVAKKLWEESDALIEKTEKAAAKKRAQNKANQDKQAEEDKEKEKAAEVESLVAAIKKGKEKEKQQKEKEKQQKQGGKGNKKK from the coding sequence ATGCCCGTGCCGACCATCTTCTATCTGCTGGAGCACGGCTTTCCGCAGGTCGTCCACGACAATGCCTGGCCCATCTTGTacgccgtcgccgccacgACGGTCCTcgtgctgctgaagctctTCACCTCCGGCCGGACGAATCCCTCGGAGCGCAACCTCCATGGCCGGGTCGTCATGATGACGGGCGGCACCAGCGGCATCGGCGCAGAAGTGGCACGCGAGCTCGCAGCCCGGGGCGCgcagctggtgctgctcaCGCAGGTGCCCGGCTCCGACCCCTTTCTAATCGACTTCATCCAAGACATCCGAGACAAGACGGGCAACAACCTGATCTATGCGGAACAGGTCGACCTGTCGAGCCTGTACAGCATTCGAAAGTTTGCGACGAAATGGGTCGACAACGCACCTCCCCGAAGGCTGGACATGGTTGTGCTGTGCGCATCGACCCTGACGCCCCCCGGCGGGAAACGAAAGGTTACCGAAGAAGGCATCGAGGAGACGTGGATGGTCAACTTCCTCGCCAACTTCCACCTGCTGGGCATCCTCAGCCCGGCTCTCAAGGCACAGCCCTTTGACAGAGATGTCCGCGTAATCATTGCGACATGTTCGTCGTACATTGGATCCCCATCGCTGAAAGACGGCCTTGGAAACGTGGAAAAGGACTGGACTCCTGGATCGGCCTACGCGCGAAGCAAGCTCGCACTCAACGTCTTGGGACAGTACTTCCAGAAGCATCTAGACTCTTATAAGCGCCCCGACGAACTACCCATGAACACCCGAGTCGTCCTTGTAGACCCGGGGCTGAGTCGCACACCAGGCACGAGAAGGTGGCTGACGCGAGGCTCACTCGTCGGTCTTGCCCTCTACGTCTTCTTCTACGCCATACCCTGGTTCCTGCTCAAGTCGCCAAGCAAAGGAGCGCAATCCATTCTCTACGCCGCAATGGATGGCACGCTTGGACgcatcggcggcggcagatTGATAAAGGAGTGCATGGAAGTGGACTTTGCCCGGTCCGAAGTCAAGGACGACCAAGTGGCCAAGAAGCTCTGGGAAGAGAGCGACGCGCTGATTGAAAAGACTgaaaaggccgccgccaagaagagggCGCAGAACAAGGCCAACCAAGACAAGCAGGCTgaagaggacaaggaaaaggaaaaggcagcagaGGTGGAGAGCTTGGTGGCAGCGAtcaaaaagggaaaggagaaggaaaagcagcaaaaggaaaaggaaaagcaacAAAAGCAGGGCGGCAAgggcaacaagaagaaataa
- a CDS encoding uncharacterized protein (EggNog:ENOG41): MLDPSSAEHPKKRSSLDYIMTNMMERPASPTPRDRVARKLILCFDGTGNKFHGDESDSNILKIFRMLDRTADDQYHYYQPGIGTYVVSSSLSHTSTKARIRSWYQKAKDSAVGSSFDQHVVGGYRFLMRFYNPGDEIYMFGFSRGAYIARFLAEMLDYVGLLSHGNEELVSFAWKAFSSWQSRRGGDKDEKLAEEDEKKKHEMYHFMKGFRETFSRPVGRIRFLGLFDTVNSVPRFETAWMQRSKFPYTARSSARVIRHAVSIDERRAKFRQDLMYQQANRRRSSRPHWKDWEHMLGRPHSSSGNGGETEGTDKTYHEDRGRRPSKHATPGERKSSANPEGSKYMPYRARSKSGARPDRRVSVAGCNVSEQISNLDYEDGGDQDIDEVWFSGGHGDVGGGWQMESDGKNASHVPLVWMVREAMRAGLKFDLEKVQELDCFDLYNESAKASTKSGRKGQQKGPEIHLNQEDEDGGELVAPPTPDTLADDDGEKDFKQVFLDMMHKAHLARIHDSLVYGGGLTAVAVTAWNAMEWMPFRRMDLQSDGTWKPINWPLPRGEVRDIPNDARIHGSVIRRMKLDKTYRPGNLIVGGGGRGIRIAPEEYAIGEWICVQEEGDPIGEIWVRNGDPVTLDISKKKKKKSKGEKQN; this comes from the exons ATGTTGGATCCAAGCTCTGCCGAGCACCCAAAGAAACGCTCGAGCTTAGACTACATCATGACCAACATGATGGAACGCCCAGCAAGTCCCACGCCGCGGGACAGAGTTGCGAGGAAGCTGATTCTGTGCTTTGACGGCACGGGCAACAAGTTCCATGGCGATGAAAGCGACAGCAACATTCTCAAAATCTTTCGCATGCTTGATCGGACTGCGGATGACCAGTATCACTACTACCAGC CTGGTATTGGCACCTATGTCGTGTCCAGCTCGCTTTCACATACCAGCACGAAAGCGCGCATCCGATCATGGtaccaaaaggccaaggactCAGCGGTTGGTTCTTCCTTTGATCAGCATGTTGTGGGAGGCTACCGTTTCCTCATGAGATTCTACAATCCCGGGGATGAGATATACATGTTTGGCTTCAGCCGCGGCGCGTACATTGCCCGCTTTCTGGCTGAGATGCTTGACTATGTTGGCCTCTTGTCTCATGGTAACGAAGAACTGGTTTCGTTTGCCTGGAAGGCATTTTCCAGTTGGCAAAGTCGTCGTGGTGGCGACAAGGACGAAAAGCTCGCggaagaggacgaaaagaagaagcacgaAATGTACCACTTCATGAAAGGCTTCCGCGAAACCTTTTCTCGACCCGTTGGCCGGATCCGCTTCCTCGGGCTTTTCGACACAGTCAACTCGGTACCTCGCTTTGAGACAGCCTGGATGCAGCGAAGCAAGTTCCCTTACACGGCGCGTAGTAGCGCCAGAGTTATTCGGCATGCCGTCAGCATCGATGAGCGCCGTGCCAAGTTCCGACAGGATTTGATGTACCAGCAAGCGAATAggcgccgcagcagccgcccCCATTGGAAGGATTGGGAGCACATGCTTGGTCGCCcacacagcagcagcggaaATGGCGGAGAAACAGAGGGCACGGATAAGACCTATCATGAGGACCGGGGCAGACGCCCAAGCAAGCACGCAACGCCCGGGGAGAGGAAGTCGTCAGCAAATCCAGAAGGCAGCAAATACATGCCATATCGGGCCAGGTCAAAGTCTGGCGCCCGACCTGATCGCCGCGTCTCGGTAGCCGGCTGCAATGTCTCTGAACAAATCTCCAATCTTGACTATGAGGACGGCGGTGATCAAGACATTGATGAAGTGTGGTTTTCtggtggccatggcgacgTGGGTGGTGGATGGCAAATGGAATCCGACGGCAAAAACGCAAGCCACGTGCCTCTGGTATGGATGGTCCGCGAGGCTATGCGGGCCGGCCTGAAATTCGATTTGGAAAAGGTTCAGGAGCTGGATTGCTTCGACTTGTACAACGAAAGCGCCAAGGCCAGCACCAAGAGCGGCCGCAAGGGACAACAGAAAGGACCCGAGATTCATCTCAatcaagaagacgaggacggaGGAGAGCTCGTAgctcctccaactccagACACGCTTGCAGACGATGACGGAGAAAAGGACTTTAAGCAGGTCTTCCTCGACATGATGCACAAGGCACATCTCGCCCGAATCCACGACTCGCTGGTGTATGGCGGCGGCCTCACTGCAGTGGCCGTCACCGCCTGGAACGCGATGGAGTGGATGCCCTTCCGACGAATGGATCTTCAGAGCGACGGGACCTGGAAGCCTATCAACTGGCCGCTGCCTCGTGGCGAAGTTCGGGACATTCCCAACGACGCTCGCATTCACGGCAGCGTCATTCGCCGCATGAAGCTGGACAAGACGTATCGTCCCGGCAATCTGATTGTGGGCGGAGGCGGCCGGGGCATCCGCATCGCACCCGAAGAGTATGCCATTGGAGAATGGATCTGCGtgcaagaagaaggtgatCCCATTGGCGAGATTTGGGTGCGAAATGGCGATCCTGTGACGCTGGACAttagcaagaagaagaagaagaagtccaagGGGGAGAAGCAAAACTAA